In Paracoccus aerodenitrificans, the following are encoded in one genomic region:
- a CDS encoding ArdC family protein encodes MARHDRSAAEGGARSNLYDDITNKIIAELEQGRLPWVQPWGASPDTAPLGLPRNASTGRSYSGINILILWGAVIQHGFPGQAWLTFRQALSLGGNVRKGERGTTVVYADRFTPEDEKRRARETGEDAHAIPFLKRFTVFNAAQCDGLPDDITAIAPPPAPGLIEPRVEALIRATGIDFRIGGNRAFYMPSLDYVQVPPPQAYFEPINWHRTALHELGHASGHHSRLNRDLTGSFGSKKYAFEEMIAEQTAAFSCAALGIVPTVRHADYIGSWLEVMHEDSRAIVRAASQASKAADWLLSHLPAEDTVESDASVTDRRAAA; translated from the coding sequence ATGGCCAGACACGATCGCAGCGCTGCGGAAGGTGGCGCGCGTAGCAACCTTTACGACGACATCACCAACAAGATCATCGCCGAGCTGGAGCAGGGCCGGCTCCCCTGGGTCCAGCCCTGGGGAGCGTCGCCCGATACCGCCCCACTGGGCCTGCCGAGAAATGCTTCAACCGGCCGGTCCTATTCAGGCATCAATATTCTCATTCTCTGGGGCGCTGTCATCCAGCATGGCTTTCCCGGTCAGGCGTGGCTGACTTTCCGCCAGGCGCTGTCGCTTGGCGGCAATGTCAGGAAGGGCGAGCGCGGCACCACTGTCGTTTATGCCGACCGTTTCACCCCCGAGGACGAAAAACGCCGTGCCCGCGAGACGGGCGAGGATGCACATGCCATACCGTTCCTGAAGCGGTTCACGGTCTTCAATGCCGCACAATGCGATGGCCTGCCCGATGACATCACGGCAATCGCGCCACCACCCGCACCGGGCCTGATCGAACCCCGGGTCGAGGCGCTGATCCGGGCCACCGGCATCGACTTCCGTATTGGTGGCAATCGCGCCTTCTATATGCCATCCCTCGACTATGTGCAGGTGCCGCCGCCACAAGCCTATTTCGAGCCGATCAACTGGCACCGGACAGCCCTGCATGAGCTGGGTCACGCCAGCGGCCATCACAGCCGTCTCAACCGCGATCTGACCGGTTCGTTCGGCTCGAAGAAATATGCCTTCGAGGAAATGATTGCCGAGCAGACCGCGGCCTTCAGTTGCGCCGCGCTCGGGATCGTGCCGACCGTCCGCCATGCCGATTACATTGGGTCGTGGTTGGAGGTCATGCACGAGGATTCCCGCGCCATTGTCCGCGCGGCCTCGCAGGCAAGCAAGGCGGCTGACTGGCTGCTGTCGCATCTGCCGGCCGAGGACACCGTGGAGTCGGATGCCAGCGTAACCGACCGGAGGGCTGCGGCATGA
- a CDS encoding DUF2958 domain-containing protein translates to MILLTGTQRDRLLANGRQRDQDHIPVVKFFNPFGEGVWLATELDEDGDIMFGLADLGYPELGSWSLGEMQSVRLPFGIGIERDLLFTGDFPISVWAEAARETGSIRAAERLLYRLGAGLSRTSADTENRSA, encoded by the coding sequence ATGATCCTCCTGACCGGCACACAGCGCGACCGCCTGCTGGCCAATGGTCGCCAGCGAGATCAGGATCACATCCCGGTCGTGAAGTTCTTCAATCCCTTCGGCGAGGGCGTCTGGCTCGCCACCGAACTGGATGAGGATGGCGACATCATGTTTGGCCTGGCCGATCTCGGCTATCCCGAACTGGGGTCGTGGAGCCTTGGCGAGATGCAGTCAGTCCGGCTGCCCTTCGGCATAGGCATCGAGCGCGATCTATTGTTCACCGGGGATTTTCCCATCTCGGTCTGGGCCGAGGCCGCCCGTGAGACCGGCAGCATCCGCGCCGCCGAGCGTCTGCTCTACCGCTTAGGCGCGGGTCTTTCCCGTACATCCGCCGATACAGAGAACCGGAGTGCCTGA
- a CDS encoding ParB/RepB/Spo0J family partition protein has translation MTTAVQKITLSSSRDIPFNKLVLSQSNVRRVKAGISVEELAESIARRGLIQSLHVRPVVDAEGKETGMFEVPAGGRRFRALELLVKQKRLAKVAPVPCVVSEASADVLIDEVSLAENIERAPLHPLDQFRAFQAMREKGMTEEVIAAAFFVDAKVVKQRLRLVSVSPALLDLYAEDGMTLEQLMAFTVSPDHARQEQVWDAIKDGWQKEPYHIRRLLTETTVRAADKRAVFVGIAAYEEAGGCVLRDLFQQDDGGWLQDPVLLDRLVGEKLKAEAEAIAAEGWKWIEVAITFPYGHDHGLRQIVGTTVDLSEEERATREALRDEYDRLEAEYGEADELPDEIDARLGEIEQALETFEHRPMTFEPDQIGMAGAFVSIDADGALLVERGYVRAEDETPAEPEAEIVDPETGEVIQRAEPEEGRMRAVITLGGRPVETEEEDDADTIKPLPDRLVSELTAHRTLALRDAVAVNPHVAMTALLHRLVMNCFMPHSSRGCLEAQVREVHLPAQAEDLRDSASAKAIADRHERWGDHVPADDAALWDWLTDLDDGSRMDLLAHCVSFGVNALYEKPNPYSGTGVSQHGLDIRLSQADRLARSTGLDMVAVGWRPTVGNYLGRVTKPRILEAVREGAGDRAADLIGHLKKGDMAKEAERLLAETGWLPEPLRMVDEGIEVDPASGAAAEADDLPDFLSGDGEDDPADDEEEQHMVAAE, from the coding sequence ATGACCACTGCCGTTCAGAAGATCACCCTGTCGTCGTCGCGCGACATTCCTTTCAACAAGCTGGTGCTCAGCCAGTCCAACGTCCGGCGCGTCAAGGCCGGGATATCGGTCGAGGAACTGGCCGAGTCAATCGCCCGTCGCGGCTTGATCCAGTCCCTGCATGTCCGCCCGGTCGTGGATGCCGAGGGCAAAGAGACCGGCATGTTCGAGGTGCCCGCCGGCGGTCGCCGCTTTCGCGCGCTCGAACTGCTGGTCAAGCAGAAGCGCCTCGCCAAGGTCGCGCCGGTCCCCTGCGTCGTGTCGGAAGCCAGCGCCGATGTGCTGATCGACGAGGTATCGCTCGCCGAGAATATCGAGCGGGCACCGCTGCATCCGCTCGATCAGTTTCGCGCCTTCCAGGCCATGCGCGAAAAGGGCATGACCGAGGAAGTCATCGCCGCCGCCTTCTTCGTCGATGCCAAAGTGGTGAAGCAGCGCCTGCGGCTGGTTTCTGTCTCACCGGCATTGCTCGATCTCTATGCCGAGGACGGCATGACGCTGGAGCAGTTGATGGCCTTCACCGTCAGCCCTGACCATGCCCGCCAGGAACAGGTCTGGGACGCGATCAAGGATGGCTGGCAAAAGGAACCCTACCACATCCGCCGCTTGCTGACCGAAACCACGGTCCGCGCCGCTGACAAGCGGGCAGTGTTTGTCGGCATTGCCGCCTATGAGGAGGCTGGCGGCTGCGTCTTGCGCGATCTCTTTCAGCAGGACGATGGCGGCTGGCTGCAAGATCCGGTGCTTCTCGACCGGCTGGTGGGCGAGAAGCTGAAGGCCGAGGCCGAAGCCATCGCCGCCGAGGGCTGGAAGTGGATCGAGGTCGCCATCACCTTTCCCTATGGTCACGATCATGGCCTTCGCCAGATTGTCGGCACCACGGTTGATCTGAGCGAAGAGGAACGCGCCACCCGCGAGGCATTGCGCGACGAATATGACCGGCTTGAAGCCGAATATGGCGAGGCTGACGAACTGCCTGACGAGATCGACGCCCGCCTCGGTGAGATCGAACAGGCGCTGGAAACCTTCGAGCACCGCCCGATGACCTTCGAGCCGGACCAGATCGGCATGGCGGGTGCCTTCGTCAGCATCGACGCTGATGGCGCATTGCTGGTCGAGCGCGGCTATGTTCGCGCCGAGGATGAAACGCCTGCGGAACCGGAAGCTGAGATCGTTGACCCGGAAACTGGCGAGGTGATCCAGCGGGCAGAACCGGAGGAAGGCCGCATGCGTGCAGTCATCACGCTGGGCGGTCGGCCGGTCGAAACGGAGGAGGAAGATGATGCCGACACCATCAAGCCGCTGCCTGATCGGCTGGTCAGCGAGCTGACCGCGCATCGCACGCTGGCACTGCGGGATGCGGTGGCCGTGAACCCGCATGTCGCCATGACGGCACTGCTCCACCGGCTGGTCATGAATTGCTTCATGCCGCATTCCAGTCGCGGGTGCCTGGAAGCACAGGTCCGGGAGGTTCATCTGCCCGCTCAGGCCGAGGATCTGCGCGATAGCGCATCGGCCAAGGCCATCGCTGACCGGCACGAACGCTGGGGCGATCATGTCCCGGCAGACGATGCCGCCCTCTGGGATTGGCTGACCGATCTGGACGATGGTTCGCGCATGGATCTGCTCGCTCATTGCGTCAGCTTCGGTGTGAATGCGCTTTATGAGAAGCCGAATCCTTACAGCGGCACAGGCGTCAGCCAGCACGGGCTGGACATCCGCCTGTCGCAGGCTGACCGGCTCGCGCGTTCGACCGGCCTCGACATGGTGGCCGTGGGTTGGCGGCCGACGGTTGGCAATTATCTCGGCCGCGTGACGAAGCCGCGTATCCTTGAAGCTGTGCGCGAAGGGGCCGGAGACCGGGCCGCCGATCTGATCGGACACCTCAAGAAGGGCGACATGGCCAAGGAAGCCGAACGCCTGCTGGCGGAAACCGGTTGGCTGCCCGAGCCGCTGCGCATGGTGGACGAAGGTATCGAAGTCGATCCGGCATCGGGCGCTGCGGCGGAAGCCGACGATCTGCCCGATTTCCTCTCTGGTGATGGCGAGGACGACCCGGCTGACGACGAGGAAGAACAGCATATGGTCGCTGCTGAATAG